One part of the Algibacter sp. L1A34 genome encodes these proteins:
- a CDS encoding glycerophosphodiester phosphodiesterase encodes MKRILFLKKYLFLIPLLFFNFLLFGQLEMLPSQGVCAHRGAKATHPENTISAFKEAIRLGAHMIEFDVQLTKDNILIIMHDDTVDRTTNGHGLVSKLTFEEIRKLDAGSWKSVKYVGEKIPTLHDVLQIMPNNIWLNIHLKGDKKTGVEVAKMVTAENKVSQSIIACGKKASKGVNRINSSIKICNMERLSSRTDYINETIKKGFPFLQVKSNRNDENMLSDIKKLKKNGIKVNYFHSEKKEELKELLDAGVNFILTDNLAEMLVAFQQEIIKD; translated from the coding sequence ATGAAAAGAATACTATTTTTAAAAAAATATTTATTTTTAATTCCTCTTCTTTTTTTTAACTTTTTACTTTTTGGGCAATTAGAAATGTTGCCGTCCCAAGGGGTTTGTGCTCATCGTGGAGCAAAAGCCACTCACCCTGAAAATACTATTTCAGCTTTTAAAGAAGCTATTCGTTTGGGTGCTCATATGATAGAGTTTGATGTGCAACTCACAAAAGATAACATACTTATCATTATGCATGATGATACAGTTGATAGAACAACAAATGGGCATGGTTTGGTGTCTAAGTTAACTTTTGAAGAAATTAGAAAGCTAGATGCAGGTTCTTGGAAATCTGTAAAGTATGTGGGTGAAAAAATACCGACTCTTCATGATGTTTTACAAATAATGCCGAATAATATATGGTTAAACATTCATTTAAAGGGGGATAAGAAAACAGGTGTAGAAGTCGCTAAAATGGTGACTGCTGAAAATAAAGTAAGTCAATCTATAATTGCTTGTGGAAAAAAGGCATCGAAAGGTGTAAATCGGATAAATTCAAGTATAAAAATTTGTAATATGGAAAGGTTGTCTTCTCGAACCGATTATATAAATGAAACTATAAAAAAAGGTTTTCCTTTTCTTCAAGTAAAAAGTAATAGAAATGACGAGAATATGTTATCGGATATTAAAAAGCTTAAAAAAAATGGAATTAAAGTTAATTACTTCCATTCAGAAAAAAAAGAGGAGCTAAAAGAGTTATTGGATGCTGGAGTTAATTTTATTTTGACCGATAATTTAGCAGAAATGTTAGTTGCTTTTCAACAAGAAATTATAAAAGATTGA
- a CDS encoding tyrosine-type recombinase/integrase produces the protein MHSLKELITLDAQNEYESAYDLSVNKKFSTPKIYSASGDLKKRWYLYFSYRHPKTGKLKRVTPFYGNANKYKTKEERLSVLVTYRKVLLKLLKQGYNPYDNNTELYLRLKTKENLKEQHVLDHAENKSLTTVDDKPAMTLQDAFDFGLKQKEKIVNSTTKRSYDNRVKNFLVWLNENHSELKTINNLNKRVVSGFLNEILGKTSARNRNNFRTDLSSIMQVLEDNDIVKLNFIKKIPVLKSIPERNKTYTTEIQEDIFEYLEKKDPILLLYIKFISYNFLRPIEVSRLTVGDINTKDRTIQFKAKNSPLKTKIIPEILWDDLPDLSELNKEWVLFTPLQIGGVWETQINNKRDYFSKRFKKVVKDHFELNKDYGLYSFRHTYITKLYRALMNDSSPFEAKSKLMLITGHSSMSALEKYLRDIDAELPADYSEMLKNTHG, from the coding sequence ATGCATAGTTTAAAAGAATTAATTACCTTAGATGCACAAAATGAATACGAAAGTGCATACGATTTGTCAGTAAACAAAAAATTTTCAACCCCAAAAATCTATTCAGCGAGCGGCGATTTAAAAAAGCGCTGGTATCTCTATTTCTCTTACCGACACCCAAAAACCGGTAAGTTAAAACGGGTAACCCCATTTTATGGCAATGCCAATAAATATAAAACGAAGGAAGAAAGACTCTCCGTTCTGGTTACTTATAGAAAAGTGTTATTAAAGCTCTTAAAACAGGGGTATAACCCATATGATAACAATACGGAGCTCTATTTACGTTTAAAGACCAAGGAAAACCTTAAAGAGCAACACGTTTTAGATCATGCAGAAAACAAAAGCTTGACTACTGTTGACGATAAACCAGCAATGACTTTGCAAGATGCTTTTGATTTTGGATTGAAACAAAAAGAAAAGATCGTAAATTCAACTACCAAAAGAAGTTATGACAATCGTGTAAAGAATTTTTTAGTGTGGCTGAATGAAAACCATTCAGAGCTTAAGACTATCAACAACTTAAACAAACGAGTAGTTTCAGGCTTTTTAAACGAGATATTGGGGAAAACAAGTGCACGGAATAGGAATAATTTTCGAACGGATTTAAGTAGTATCATGCAAGTCCTAGAAGACAATGATATTGTAAAATTAAATTTTATTAAAAAAATACCAGTTCTAAAATCCATACCAGAAAGAAACAAAACCTATACAACCGAAATTCAAGAAGATATTTTTGAATACTTGGAAAAGAAAGACCCTATACTTTTGCTTTACATCAAGTTTATCTCCTATAATTTTCTGCGTCCCATAGAGGTATCTAGGCTAACTGTAGGTGACATAAACACGAAAGATAGGACCATACAGTTTAAGGCAAAGAATAGCCCGTTAAAAACAAAAATTATTCCAGAAATTTTATGGGATGATTTGCCGGATTTATCTGAATTAAATAAAGAATGGGTTTTATTTACACCTCTGCAAATTGGAGGTGTCTGGGAAACGCAAATTAACAACAAAAGGGACTACTTTTCAAAGCGCTTTAAAAAGGTTGTAAAAGACCATTTTGAGTTGAATAAAGATTACGGACTGTATAGTTTTAGGCACACCTATATAACTAAACTATACCGTGCACTAATGAATGATTCGTCACCATTTGAGGCAAAAAGTAAATTGATGTTGATAACTGGTCATTCTTCAATGAGCGCATTAGAAAAATATTTACGAGATATTGACGCTGAATTGCCAGCCGATTATTCCGAAATGCTAAAGAATACTCATGGGTAA
- a CDS encoding DNA cytosine methyltransferase, whose product MNFIDLFSGAGGLSEGFIKAGFNPIAHVEIDSHACNTLETRLVYHKLKNENNLDHYNDYLNEKFSRENFISKFGDKSLSDTILNIGIGGKNNDHIFKKIDDLAGNNEIDLVIGGPPCQAYSLVGRARDEKGMKDDPRNFLYKEYAKFLKNYRPKAFVFENVLGLISAEKGLYFKNMQKYFRSIGYNLDYKIQHSEDFEVHPNV is encoded by the coding sequence ATGAATTTTATTGACTTATTTTCAGGTGCAGGTGGACTTTCCGAAGGCTTTATAAAAGCTGGGTTCAATCCTATTGCTCATGTTGAGATAGACTCTCATGCTTGTAATACTTTAGAAACCAGATTAGTTTATCACAAACTAAAAAACGAAAATAATCTAGACCATTACAACGATTACCTAAACGAGAAATTTTCACGTGAAAACTTCATATCTAAATTTGGCGATAAATCTTTATCAGATACTATTTTAAATATTGGTATTGGAGGCAAAAATAATGACCATATTTTCAAGAAAATTGATGACTTGGCTGGAAATAACGAAATTGATTTAGTTATTGGCGGACCACCTTGTCAAGCATATTCATTAGTTGGAAGAGCTAGAGATGAAAAAGGAATGAAAGATGACCCTAGAAATTTCCTTTATAAAGAATATGCTAAATTTTTAAAAAACTATAGACCAAAAGCATTTGTTTTTGAAAATGTATTAGGTCTTATTTCGGCTGAAAAAGGTTTGTATTTTAAAAACATGCAAAAATATTTTCGCTCTATTGGTTATAATTTAGATTATAAAATTCAACACTCAGAAGATTTTGAAGTGCACCCAAATGTTTAG
- a CDS encoding IS3 family transposase has translation MITCRTGLAKKVTGLNSTRAKQKAKAITELRHKYDLDILLYHTNMARSSYYYHHKRSLLVDKYKEIKLLIHQIYHRHKGRYGYRRISLEINKIGTLINHKTVLKLMRELGLKSLVRAKRYKSYKGRIGETAPNILQRNFKAIRPNKKWATDITEFKVLGKKLYLSPIIDLFNREIISYQLSEKPDFKQVAIMLKKSFKKIPDQTNLILHSDQGWQYQMKQYRRLLTEKGITQSMSRKGNCLDNAVIENFFGILKSELFYINKYKSISQLKKEIKVYIKYYNNERIKQNLNGMSPIEYRANYYQN, from the coding sequence ATCATTACGTGCAGAACTGGACTTGCTAAAAAAGTTACAGGCCTTAATTCAACAAGAGCAAAACAAAAAGCAAAAGCCATAACAGAATTAAGGCATAAGTATGATTTAGATATTTTATTATATCATACGAACATGGCAAGAAGTAGTTATTATTATCATCATAAAAGAAGTCTTTTAGTTGATAAATATAAAGAGATAAAACTATTGATTCATCAAATATATCATCGTCACAAAGGAAGATATGGCTATAGAAGAATCTCTTTAGAAATCAACAAAATAGGCACTCTAATAAATCATAAAACAGTACTCAAGTTAATGCGTGAATTAGGTTTAAAAAGTTTAGTCAGAGCTAAAAGATACAAGTCTTATAAAGGGCGAATAGGAGAAACAGCTCCTAATATATTACAACGAAATTTTAAAGCTATTAGGCCAAATAAAAAATGGGCTACCGATATTACAGAATTTAAAGTTTTAGGAAAAAAACTATATCTATCTCCAATAATTGATCTCTTTAATAGAGAAATAATAAGTTATCAATTATCTGAAAAACCTGATTTTAAACAAGTAGCTATTATGCTGAAAAAGTCTTTTAAGAAAATACCAGATCAAACAAATTTAATATTACATTCAGATCAAGGATGGCAGTATCAAATGAAACAGTATCGAAGATTATTAACAGAAAAAGGAATTACTCAGAGTATGTCTCGTAAAGGAAATTGTTTAGATAACGCTGTGATAGAAAATTTCTTCGGTATTCTAAAATCTGAATTGTTTTATATAAATAAATATAAGTCGATATCTCAGTTAAAAAAAGAGATTAAAGTCTATATAAAATATTATAATAATGAGAGAATTAAACAAAATTTAAATGGTATGAGCCCGATTGAATATCGAGCTAATTATTATCAAAATTAA
- a CDS encoding helix-turn-helix domain-containing protein gives MGRKVKYDYAFKLRCVKQVLKNHQTVEDVSKLYGCHHTTLHDWIRFYEKYGKKALLPRKTKVYSIPFKLKVLKAIDKDSLSFSQACLEFNIPTKSVIMKWQRNYKKEGIVGLNIKPRGKPKSMQFKRAKKKSNKPLTREEELLLENESLRAELDLLKKLQALIQQEQNKKQKP, from the coding sequence ATGGGAAGAAAAGTCAAGTATGATTACGCATTTAAACTTCGATGTGTAAAGCAAGTTTTAAAAAATCACCAAACAGTTGAAGATGTGTCTAAGTTATATGGTTGTCATCATACAACCCTTCATGATTGGATTCGATTTTATGAAAAATATGGTAAAAAAGCACTATTACCAAGAAAAACCAAAGTGTATAGCATTCCTTTTAAACTTAAAGTTTTAAAAGCTATTGACAAAGATTCATTATCTTTCAGTCAAGCTTGTTTAGAATTTAATATTCCTACTAAATCTGTAATTATGAAGTGGCAACGTAATTATAAAAAAGAGGGTATTGTAGGCTTAAACATTAAACCTAGAGGTAAACCAAAATCTATGCAATTTAAGAGAGCTAAAAAAAAGTCTAATAAACCTTTAACAAGAGAAGAGGAACTTTTATTAGAAAATGAATCATTACGTGCAGAACTGGACTTGCTAAAAAAGTTACAGGCCTTAATTCAACAAGAGCAAAACAAAAAGCAAAAGCCATAA
- a CDS encoding IS110 family transposase has protein sequence MNKDIKYFGIDISHLVFDVTDSDGNYYQFKNNELGFKKFTKLLNNKSHCVMEATGYYHYQLAYHLLESGIKVSVENPLSVKRFIQMGLSKVKTDKSDSKLICAYSEQVELKLWKGNSKEEIECLQIVRTLSVYTKQSTMLKNKLHGEAVLGNPSKLVVTSLKRSLRQLTKEMKTLEDKLLILVKQSHQDLFTRLKTIPGIGPKIAIMLVVLTGGFDRFTSASELCSYAGLTPMIRQSGSSVKGRPRISKMGNQKLRNLLFMCSFNACKYNKACRDLYERIVAKGKSKKLALIAVCNKLLKQAFALAKSGLIYDGNYKSTLVKN, from the coding sequence ATGAATAAAGATATTAAATATTTTGGAATAGACATTAGTCATTTGGTGTTCGATGTCACGGACTCTGATGGTAATTACTATCAGTTTAAAAACAATGAACTTGGCTTTAAAAAGTTCACGAAACTTTTAAATAATAAGAGTCATTGCGTTATGGAAGCCACAGGCTATTATCATTATCAGTTAGCGTATCATTTGCTAGAATCTGGTATCAAAGTATCGGTTGAAAATCCATTGTCAGTAAAACGCTTTATACAGATGGGACTATCAAAAGTTAAGACAGATAAGAGCGATTCAAAACTTATTTGTGCTTACTCAGAGCAAGTAGAATTAAAGCTATGGAAAGGAAATTCTAAGGAAGAAATAGAATGTCTTCAAATCGTTAGAACCCTTTCTGTATATACAAAACAAAGCACTATGCTAAAAAACAAACTACATGGAGAAGCGGTTTTGGGAAATCCAAGTAAGCTTGTTGTAACGTCTTTAAAACGTAGTTTAAGACAACTAACAAAAGAGATGAAAACTTTGGAGGATAAGCTGTTAATATTAGTAAAACAATCACATCAAGATTTATTTACCCGTTTAAAAACCATTCCAGGTATAGGACCAAAAATAGCCATTATGTTAGTGGTATTAACAGGTGGATTTGATCGTTTTACGAGCGCAAGTGAACTTTGTAGTTACGCTGGCCTTACACCTATGATCCGGCAAAGTGGAAGTAGTGTAAAAGGGAGGCCACGAATAAGTAAAATGGGGAATCAAAAGCTTCGGAATTTATTATTTATGTGCAGTTTTAATGCGTGTAAATACAACAAAGCTTGCCGCGATCTTTATGAGCGAATCGTAGCGAAAGGAAAGAGCAAAAAATTAGCATTAATTGCCGTGTGTAATAAGCTACTAAAACAGGCTTTTGCACTAGCTAAATCAGGATTAATATATGATGGAAACTATAAAAGTACTTTAGTGAAAAATTAA
- a CDS encoding tetratricopeptide repeat protein, which yields MRNLILAFIILTFLSCKTETDKIISKNSGDSEIYYLNLFKSGEIKDSIASLTFDLASAKSAKNDHLKAKSLYKKANIIEPNNKIILNALGNETAELSQFKKSSEYFEKSLKIDSTYSLTYLNYGVALNKDKEFDKAIAIYNSGLNYEQDSERKGYFFYNIANVYYKMNDFNNSNKYNNKALNLVKDKKVREDILELRDVISD from the coding sequence ATGAGAAACCTAATCTTAGCATTTATAATTCTGACATTTTTGAGTTGCAAAACCGAAACTGACAAAATAATTTCTAAAAATTCTGGAGATTCAGAAATCTACTATTTGAACCTATTTAAAAGTGGCGAAATCAAAGACTCAATCGCTTCTCTGACTTTTGACCTAGCATCTGCTAAAAGCGCAAAAAACGACCATTTAAAAGCTAAAAGTTTATATAAAAAGGCAAATATTATCGAACCAAATAATAAAATAATACTTAACGCTTTAGGAAATGAAACAGCGGAATTATCTCAATTTAAAAAGTCTTCTGAATATTTTGAAAAATCACTTAAAATTGATAGTACATATTCACTTACTTACTTGAATTATGGAGTTGCTTTGAATAAGGATAAGGAATTTGACAAAGCAATTGCTATTTACAATAGTGGATTGAATTATGAACAGGACTCTGAACGAAAAGGATATTTTTTTTACAACATAGCTAATGTTTATTACAAAATGAATGATTTTAATAATTCCAACAAGTATAATAATAAGGCATTAAATTTGGTAAAAGACAAAAAAGTTAGAGAAGATATTTTGGAATTAAGAGATGTTATTTCGGATTAA
- a CDS encoding IS110 family transposase encodes MNKDIKYFGIDISHLVFDVTDSDGNYYQFKNNELGFKKFTKLLNNKSHCVMEATGYYHYQLAYHLLESGIKVSVENPLSVKRFIQMGLSKVKTDKSDSKLICAYSEQVELKLWKGNSKEEIECLQIVRTLSVYTKQSTMLKNKLHGEAVLGNPSKLVVTSLKRSLRQLTKEMKTLEDKLLILVKQSHQDLFTRLKTIPGIGPKTAIMLVVLTGGFDRFTSASELCSYAGLTPMIRQSGSSVKGRPRISKMGNQKLRNLLFMCSFNACKYNKACRDLYERIVAKGKSKKLALIAVCNKLLKQAFALAKSGLIYDGNYKSTLVKN; translated from the coding sequence ATGAATAAAGATATTAAATATTTTGGAATAGACATTAGTCATTTGGTGTTCGATGTCACGGACTCTGATGGTAATTACTATCAGTTTAAAAACAATGAACTTGGCTTTAAAAAGTTCACGAAACTTTTAAATAATAAGAGTCATTGCGTTATGGAAGCCACAGGCTATTATCATTATCAGTTAGCGTATCATTTGCTAGAATCTGGTATCAAAGTATCGGTTGAAAATCCATTGTCAGTAAAACGCTTTATACAGATGGGACTATCAAAAGTTAAGACAGATAAGAGCGATTCAAAACTTATTTGTGCTTACTCAGAGCAAGTAGAATTAAAGCTATGGAAAGGAAATTCTAAGGAAGAAATAGAATGTCTTCAAATCGTTAGAACCCTTTCTGTATATACAAAACAAAGCACTATGCTAAAAAACAAACTACATGGAGAAGCGGTTTTGGGAAATCCAAGTAAGCTTGTTGTAACGTCTTTAAAACGTAGTTTAAGACAACTAACAAAAGAGATGAAAACTTTGGAGGATAAGCTGTTAATATTAGTAAAACAATCACATCAAGATTTATTTACCCGTTTAAAAACCATTCCAGGTATAGGACCAAAAACAGCCATTATGTTAGTGGTATTAACAGGTGGATTTGATCGTTTTACGAGCGCAAGTGAACTTTGTAGTTACGCTGGCCTTACACCTATGATCCGGCAAAGTGGAAGTAGTGTAAAAGGGAGGCCACGAATAAGTAAAATGGGGAATCAAAAGCTTCGGAATTTATTATTTATGTGCAGTTTTAATGCGTGTAAATACAACAAAGCTTGCCGCGATCTTTATGAGCGAATCGTAGCGAAAGGAAAGAGCAAAAAATTAGCATTAATTGCCGTGTGTAATAAGCTACTAAAACAGGCTTTTGCACTAGCTAAATCAGGATTAATATATGATGGAAACTATAAAAGTACTTTAGTGAAAAATTAA